TCGTACTGGAATTCGATACCCCCAAGCGCAAAGTGCGTGTCTTTCATGGAGACAACGCTGACGCCATTGAGGAGCGAATGCGCGCACTCGGCTTGGGTGCGACGTTGGAAAGCACAATGCCTGTCGCCAGAGATGACCTCGCCCGAGCACAGGCGTCCGCAAAACAGGAGGCACAAACAGAAGCTGGCATTCTCAAGTGGCTACTTGCCATCAACGGCATCATGTTCGTCATTGAAATCACTGTCGGCTGGTGGGCGCAATCCACTGGCTTGATCGCGGATTCGTTGGACATGTTTGCGGATGCCGCCGTTTACGGCGTGGCGCTGTATGCCGTAGGGCACAGTGTGCGGGTGAAGCTGCGCGCAGCCCATTTTTCCGGCTGGCTTCAGATCATTCTTGCCCTAGGCGCTTTGGGCGAGGTGGTAAGGCGATTAGTATTTGGTAGTGAACCGGTTTCCACTTTGATGATGAGCTT
The window above is part of the Spongiibacter tropicus DSM 19543 genome. Proteins encoded here:
- a CDS encoding cation transporter codes for the protein MKNTPQTAEVHDATHGGFVSEYLVPKMDCPSEEGMIRMALDSVEPKVVLEFDTPKRKVRVFHGDNADAIEERMRALGLGATLESTMPVARDDLARAQASAKQEAQTEAGILKWLLAINGIMFVIEITVGWWAQSTGLIADSLDMFADAAVYGVALYAVGHSVRVKLRAAHFSGWLQIILALGALGEVVRRLVFGSEPVSTLMMSFGLVALAANVTCLLLIARSRDSGAHMKASWIFSANDVIANLGVILAGGLVAWTGSRYPDLVIGLIIGLIVLNGARRILQLKS